The Humulus lupulus chromosome 3, drHumLupu1.1, whole genome shotgun sequence genome window below encodes:
- the LOC133820992 gene encoding uncharacterized protein LOC133820992, which yields MPGFLAPYRGERYHLHHFRGRGNHPRGAMELFNYRHSSLCNVIERCFGLLKAKFPILKSMPPYLLGKQRQIPIACCAIHNWITMHSINDRMFEQYSVDTTPVEDIEGTESQSNTTIENQQEGDEARISEAPQINFSQAYMAKMENIRDNIAGQMWLSYNNNV from the coding sequence ATGCCTGGGTTTCTAGCACCATATCGTGGTGAACGTTATCACTTGCATCACTTTAGAGGAAGAGGGAACCATCCTAGAGGTGCGATGGAGTTATTCAATTATAGGCACTCATCATTGTGCAATGTGATTGAACGTTGTTTTGGACTTCTtaaagccaagtttccaattttgaaGTCAATGCCTCCATACTTGCTTGGAAAGCAACGTCAAATACCAATAGCATGTTGCGCTATTCACAACTGGATCACAATGCATTCTATTAATGATAGAATGTTTGAACAATATTCAGTTGATACCACACCTGTTGAAGATATTGAAGGAACTGAAAGCCAATCTAATACAACAATAGAAAACCAGCAAGAAGGAGATGAAGCAAGAATTTCTGAGGCACCACAGATTAATTTCAGTCAAGCTTATATGGCTAAGATGGAAAATATTAGAGATAACATTGCTGGACAAATGTGGCTTAGTTATAACAATAATGTgtag